Part of the Paroedura picta isolate Pp20150507F chromosome 3, Ppicta_v3.0, whole genome shotgun sequence genome is shown below.
CGGTGGAGGGTGGGGCTGTAGGGCAACTTTATAAGGCGCCACATGTAGCTAGCCCATCCTCTCTGCCCATAACACCATTGGGAcaacttcccaccctccctcccagttgtCATTGGTTTAGGGTGGTGGTTATGATTGGGGTTGTTAATTCTACTGTTTGAAATTCTGTCACAGCTGCAGATTAGGGAGCACAAGGAGGAGCTTATTTTGCAGGGAGCCCTCATGttcactggactccctgaggtgttggGGTCTCATTAAGGGACCGGCTGGTAAGAGCGTGGttgatcctgctgggtggccaggggctcgaGGCCAAGCAATTGAGGGacccaaatgagatgggcatccaTTGGGTCCTGGTAAGGTTGCTTCCCATGTGGAGAGATCCAGAGGCAAGGGACCaaccttcccagctgggaaaaggTGGTCCCAGGGCGCCTCTGAGCTCCAATGTGGGTGTTGGGCATGGGCCTCCTCTTAGATGCCCCAAATTTGGGCCAACCCTCTCTTGTGGGTTGGACTTAATAataggctgtggccatgttaatgccattccAGATAGTCGCATCTTATTTGGCACTAGTGCCAGCCTGCATATCAATTTAAACAATTTAGTTGGTTCTtgaggtattttttaaaattcaaaataacaaaatgtttcttttaacagagagagaaaaaatcaatTGTAATCAGGGGTTGAGATTTCTGAAGTAAAACCAGTACAAACACAGACTTcagttcttaagcttttcacagtgatttAAATCTTCATGCTTATGTTGGcatgcttttgttccagtgttttcccaaaaCACTTCAGTACAACCCCTTTGAGAAAtctttgggccatttcgcacagagctcaaagttgctatttggttgccgtttgtgaaagcgctacttcaagtagcgaaatgtaactagccgtgcccgtaacgcacagctgcggtttttgcggaatttggcactttcacttctcgccactttcgtaacccacaggcttccggttctccgtcttatcgctacaaaggaggtccctttttagcgcttctggcctcccgtgcccgtcaatcaaactgcaggcacacctttgacctcgaccctaaagccgaacttgtcggggttccctttttttttaaaaaacccaggaaaccccgtagcaacgcgttatcgtccaatcattggcgcccttggaacgtgttttctattgttttctaggaaccagatgcattgacatgtttgattggttaatccccgcccacagtacacgcccacaggttacctgcttatatgcacctgggcagacacgcggtcggcctcactcttttgtttgcgtagcctactgcccgcagcacaggtcaacgttgcaatggagaggcttatttttcaattgctggcttacatgctcgcggtggtccagcgcatgaataccgccttgtcgcgtcggacgtctgctatcgcggagtaccgagaacgggtggccggaacgctgaccagcagcagaagacgttctgtaagggtaaccatggcggccaagaaacgctggcaagctctggcagaggtccggttccccagacagttctgggtggacgaacgatcctctgactggtgggagaattttgtgtggactcgctgggatgatgaccactggattgccaacttcaggatgtcgagggggacattttttgaactcgtggaggctctacgtggacgcatggagaggcaagtcactggcatgcggcgccccgttccagttgaaaaaagggtggctgccgcattgtggtacttggccacccctcagtacttccggacagtagcccagcaattcggactcggagtcactacggttggcgatatccttaaggagttctgcctcgccatggaggcggaattgttcagcaaagtcgtgtgcctcggagaccggcttggagcggtgagtgtcattctatcccctttgccctttaaattttttttcttgtttgacaggtcagcaacgaagacgcgatacaccccacgctgacatgccatggcttatattcttttctttcccttattccagagtatggacgggtttgccaggcttggattcccgcattgttttgcggccgtcgatggaagccacatccctatccgtgcccccgggggaagcataaaagagtacgggaacaggaaggacttttgctctgttctcctgcaaggaacagtggacttctccggccggtttatcgatgccgaggtggggtggagtggcaggaggcatgatgcccttgttttcagggaatccaacctcaggaaagccatggacgaaggggtctttgttccaggaaaccccaccgccaccattgagggcgtgcgtgtgccggcgttggtcctcggggacggagcctacccattacgacgctggctcatgactccctacaagcggccaaggacggacgtgcagagccactacaacctcagtcactcccgggcaaggaatgtagtggagcgtgcctttggacgtttgaagtcacggttccgttgtttaatgtcacgactccatgtacatattgacaatgtgactccgctgataatcgcatgtgtgattttgcacaacatatgcgaggacaagggacataacatccccttccctgaggacgaacctgaacctgtagtccttcaggatacacaggacatccctgaagcaaggagaaaaaggatatatgctgaggggtgcaaggttcgggacgccatagccacccacatctacagaaacaggaggcgtgtttaattgtttttcctactctgttgttgaataaagttttgtgttctttgtttaaccttgtcttgtgcggtttgtgtactttgccagcaaaaaaacggggattctctggtccaaaagcactttgacagccctaaatgctaactccccactgaaattgacaaacacaatacggaagcgctgaatggggaaagttcggggaggcgggtagccaggaagtattggcgacccctgtcaaaccggaggatcaatccactcatgttccaaggaataattttattggtgggcagctttgatacatttaaaaaacggggtggtcgatcggagcaacgcacgttcgttccctaaccgtcattccgaagatgccgaagccacggaagggctccttctggcagcgcgccgaggctgaggcacttctggagcttgtgctacaatcaaaaagtgttggccgcctaatggccagcacccattgccacaccaagggtgcctacctggtgttggcttcaaagctgagggagaggggctatgtccggacctgggagcaggtccggacaaaattcaagcgccttaagctggacttcctaaacagtctggaacagtggggggggatcccgcagccaagtgggaggacggtcttccacgaccagatggtgaaaatatgggagaaggctgggaagccccccctggacatgaggaggcatatgggtgagtgctgccctcgttgtgttttgcccttaaacatgcatggaatgactagctgcctctttcccctactgtccccaatgaaattcgagaaagtatttagatgctgtcaaccccctcagacttagccagccagtactgtagaaccactttggttatgcgcttagactctaactgtggtgtgtccaccagctgtgtttcatctctgttttgtgtgcttttaattatgatttgtctttttctttgcccagccacacaatcaccatccaagctggcaacagcacctgagcgtgaggagggggaggaagagggaccttccacctcgggacaggctgcaggtgagagttttatgtctgtgagggagacccatgtgtgtgtacccacacggagccatatgggagcctgatgtgatgcttccttttggagtgtgatcaaattctttgtttgatttctatagctgaaactgtggaggcaaggctgcgtgccatggaggccagagttacttccctggaggctcaagtggcggagctgaaaggggagattgagcagcacaggcaacagagggaggcggaagagcgtaggttatgttccccactgcccaactcttctcacactgtggctaaggccacttaaaagtgtatgcatgtaaactaaagaaatttgaaaatatgtgtggtactaatgtgtactttttctccctccccacagttaagaagaaggaggacgaagagctcttccggcgcaaagttagggggaccgtgggacggctgtgcaggagagttagggcgatggaaggggctggggaggggagcggtgggacctgagttttgtttcctgtttgtgttttggggtaggggttggggggggggctccaagtttcattccctaatgtttttcccctgttaaatgtatacttttgttaaaaaaaattggttttccaggggggtgggggggggtggtgctggtggggctccaagtttcattccctaatgtttttcccctgttaaaatgttttttaaaataaaatgttattgcaaattttataacaagactccagtgtgacttcttaaactcgcacatatttaaccccacaccacactcctaaaactccttgaactaacacccctccaacctccaacccacacagcagtaccacaatatacacaatcactagagaggccgctttcagccttgcagattctacagtagggtacacagagacagagtcaaaaatataaactttattcaacaaacaacaaaacacagataacatgaaatagaaaaagtgggcaaaactaggagggggagtacttgtctgctggttttatttttctctttccgagaatagtcctccttcttgtttgggtggaggcattctgagagggagtcggtggggtgggtgctggaagtggtggtgttggtgtgggtggtggtgggggggcgatttgtggagggtaggccctttccatgaccgctacagccctctccatgagtctccttatcagacgcacctcctccacgccttcgcgtaggatttggtttgtctctctaaggactgccctcaattttctcccctcctgggcaatgagtgtgagcatggcttggtcagcggccgcggcacgccgtgactcctcatagcagtgctcaaggagcctctctcccacgcttgtcaagacggagacgcgcctcagcctgccgcgttccctcgtaagcctctcctctgctgggagcgcacctctaggtggtgggctgcctggagccaggggtggttcctcctcctcatctgaaagaacctctgttggcaaaaaatgagaaacaaaactgttagtaacatcaaaaaagtcaaaacacaccatggtggacatggtgttcttttttgtccccgtgttttcctgccaagaatttaaacaatccccggcgagcacatggctattgtttgtttgcccatggtgtgcttttacttttgcctactttcacagcaggactctcaacaattaaaagggagcacatggttagtgcctagcgacattgtcctgcagctatggctcgaaaggaacaggtcatgcacgctcaccatcttgaatctgtatccgcctgcgccgggcaggaggtccaagcaccctaggctgttcctcctcctgtgttccgggtatgaaatctgcaaaaaaaggaaaaaaaacagatctaggaccaaagggtggcaaagccagcttcaaagcctacaccagcaacgcagagggactctcttctttctcttagcagtgctgctgccctgcacaaacagaaaagcacaaagcagttaaaacagcccccccccctatttttactaatacttaccaatgttagttgatgcccccgaatcactatccacgtcaggtgctgctggagactctaggggccccgtccctggcaactgtgtctctgtggacaagagcagaaaatagtgaaaaacgagcaagcatacaccatgaaccacaaagcaagctcccaaagttgtgagccaaagtactgcagaaggcctatgggcgaggcatgctgcaaatattttggggctgttggttaaacatgaccgtttcaaatactaaccacatcaagcactccacagccaaccatcttaataaatcttttaaaaattaaattataaaattataaaattaaaaccgtttcaaatagtaaccacagcaagcactccacagcctaccttcttttaaaatcttttaaaaattaaattataaaattataaaattaaaaccgtttcaaatagtaaccacagcaagcactccacagcctaccttcttttaaaatcttttaaaaattaaattataaaattataaaattaaaaccgtttcaaatagtaaccacagcaagcactccacagcctaccgtcttatgcgttgcaacgaacacacga
Proteins encoded:
- the LOC143831179 gene encoding uncharacterized protein LOC143831179, which translates into the protein MICLFLCPATQSPSKLATAPEREEGEEEGPSTSGQAAAETVEARLRAMEARVTSLEAQVAELKGEIEQHRQQREAEELKKKEDEELFRRKVRGTVGRLCRRVRAMEGAGEGSGGT
- the LOC143831180 gene encoding uncharacterized protein LOC143831180, whose translation is MHIIISLIRAEYLKRSCLTNSPKIFAACLAHRPSAVLWLTTLGACFVVHGVCLLVFHYFLLLSTETQLPGTGPLESPAAPDVDSDSGASTNIDFIPGTQEEEQPRVLGPPARRRRIQIQDEVLSDEEEEPPLAPGSPPPRGALPAEERLTRERGRLRRVSVLTSVGERLLEHCYEESRRAAAADQAMLTLIAQEGRKLRAVLRETNQILREGVEEVRLIRRLMERAVAVMERAYPPQIAPPPPPTPTPPLPAPTPPTPSQNASTQTRRRTILGKRKIKPADKYSPS